CGATACGAGATCAAGGACATTCACGTTCCTCCACGGGTAAAAGAATCTATGCAAATGCAGGTATGATGATTTAGTCTTCAACTTGATCTCATAGACCTAATGGACTAAAAGGAGCACCTTTTAATCAAATGACTGATATGATCTGAATCGCGTTCAGGTTGAAGCCGAGCGAAAAAAGAGAGCGACTGTTCTGGAGTCAGAGGGGCACAGAGAGGCGGCCATCAATGTGGCAGAGGGTCGCAAACAGTCTCAGATTCTGGCATCTGAGGGACAGAAGGCCGAACAGATTAACAAGGCTGCTGGTGGGCTTTTTACTTTTAATGATAATGTTATTGTTGCTATTAAAGTCAAatctttattatatatattatatatatatatatatatatatatatatatatatatatatatgtatgtatgtatgtatgtatgtatgtatgtatgtatgtatgtatgtatgtatgtatgtatgtatgtatgtatgtatgtatgtatgtatgtatgtatgtatgtatgtatgtatgtatgtatgtatgtatgtatgtatgtatgtatgtatgtgtatatatatatatatatatatatatatatatatatgtgcacacacacacacatacacatacagtacaaatgaacataacaaaatgacaaaaatgtttttgaaataaattaaaaaaatattaacataagTAACTAATAGGTTATCAGTAGTAAGCTTAAGGTgtccatttttacattttatcctGTTTCATTtggaaatgcataaaaataatgCAAATAAAATGAGTTGGGAATGtggattcattttattattattttttaatatatgatAATTAAATTTAGGTTTTTGATATAGTATTGCTAtttgttatttaatatttattattataaataatgaatataagtaaatattaaaaaaatgaatgggtaaatataaaaataaacataattattGTATGTTTACatagttaaatgtatttaaataataattagttactTATACTGTATAATAACATAATAGCAAACAAATTCAATAAATCAATTGTGAAAtaattgttaatttttttattattattatttatattatgaaCAATCCATTATCATTGAAGCATATTTTGATGGACTGTGATAGATTGAACTGTtagaattctttttttttccccagctgacttttatgaaaataattttaatgaagtaagatcaaatgtaaaaacttattttaattgttcttctttttttgttgccATGAACAGACGGGGTAGCTGGCGTGAATGATAaacatataaaaacaaacatttttcttattatttttaataagaaaacatcattataataataattattatgctACATAATATTCATAAGCAAATGCATTATGCTAATGTATATGAATTATATGTGCATAATTTAATGAATGATGGAATATTAATAATGCACACTGgtgtatttaatatttttcctCTGTACAGGTGAAGCAAATGCTGTTTTAGCTAAAGCTGAGGCAAAGGCCAAAGCCATCCGGCTGCTATCTGAGGCGCTCACTCTGCAGGTACATCTCATCCACCTCATGAAGAACTCATATCACACTTATAAACATAACTGGATCTTAGTAGAGTGAAATCAATTCTTTAATTATTTAGGTGTGTAAACTGACACCCAAGACAAATATGTGAGTGCAGGCTGTTTTACAACTTTTTGATGCCTCATAACTGTATCTGTACAGAATGGAAATGCCGCAGCATCTTTAAGTGTGGCCGAACAGTACGTCTCTGCTTTCTCCAACCTGGCCAAAGAGTCTAACACCATCTTACTGCCCTCCAACACAGGAGACATCAGCAGTATGGTCACTCAGGTATGGCTTCATTCTGTACTGGGCAAAAGTTAGGAAGAATTAGGAAtcattgtttttgaaagaagacattttatcaagttatttgatcaaaaatacagtaaaagcagtaatattgtgaaaatttaatattaaaaaatttaaaatattaaatttaattttaggTATTTAAAATacctgttttctatttaaatatattttaaaatgtaatttatttctatgatcaaagctgaattttcagcatcattactacagtcttcagtgtcgcatgatctttcagaaatcattctgatatactgatttgatgctcaagaaacatttattattattaatattaaatattaatattattaaattgcATCTTAATATTCTTCTTGAAACCGTAATAAAGTAGGGTAAGTTAAAaaggaaattaatacttttttattcagcaatgatgcattaaagtgatcaaaagtgacagtaaagacatttataaataaatgctgttcattgAACTTTTCatcaaatgtaaataaaatgcatctcagtttccacaaaaacatttacaaaaatggTTTTCAAAATTGCtaacagggcttgacattaacttttttgctcaccagccactgtggctagtggttttccaaagttaccagccactcagcattttcactggcccaCAATTTTGTGGTTTGGAAATTAAAttttatatgattaaagttgactttggcatgcttaaattacttgatttttattcattttacttgattttgaagatttaaaaccctttcaaactttcacatGCAGAGTGACCCCTGCATGTGAACTTGGCAAAATGCAACTTGgcaaaagtagtttactacatagaagctattttttatttatttaattttatattgaaccACCTTCATTCCAATCAATGCTATCTCAGTGATCAATATAGCCTAATTCAAGCAGATAGACATCCTTActtttgcagttatttaaaaaTTGTCTAAAATCAATTtggcaacaaaaacatgtgatccataatgttaacaaaaccaggtgtcaaaagtgtgtgtatgtttatcTGTATATGTATGATATGCATACGTGCCTGTGTTTGCATGTTTATGCTCAATTTAGACTTGGGCGCTTTTGCAGGAAACTGTAAGTTAATTTACAATTCAACTCAGCTCAAAGTACAATAGCAAAAGAATTAAGACCTGCTCCAAACAGTACCAAAAACtaattgaatgtgtgtgtgtgtgtgtgtttatctccATTGAAAaaagtttcattcattcatatcaagaggtggccaggctGGACCCCCTATGATTTTAATAAGAGGTGTTTATTCGAACGACATAATAGATTCTTTTTAAATTTTGCACTGAAGACGGTTTCTCTTTTGTCACCGCGCGGATGAAGCGCGTGCAACAGCGAACTGACAGTTCAGCTGCACGCGCCGAACCCCTCTTTCCGCGCCCACTGCGAAAGGAGTCCTTTTAAAAGGCTCGCGCGCATCTGTGCGAGGCAGAAAGTAACATAGAAAGTGAAGTATATTCGCGACTTGGCAGTTGTGTTTCCAGTTTGAGCTTGATCTTCAGAAATGCTTGGGGAAgtgctactgaaaaatgtagtcaGCGACGCTACTGCCCAACATTGACAAGGAGAACTAATTGCGAGTGTGACAGAGAGAGCACAAAAATCTACCCGCTGAAATCTACCCGCATTTGGCATTAATAATAAACACCATTAACAACAATTGAGCACCAATAATAATCGATAATAACGGAGCAGcaaaaaatgatttctgaagaatcatttGACACTGTAGACTGGAGGAATAATGCTTAAAAAATcaactttgatcacaggaataaattacattttaaaatgtattcacactgttattttaaattatttcaatctattactgcaatacagtaaaaataatactgtattgcAGTAATAGACTGCAAtacagtattaaatataaaaatcttTATTATTAACTTTTGACCGcaaatgtatatatgtattccTCATTGTTCTCTTCCGATTTTCAGGCCATGGCGATTTATGGGAATTTATCAAAGACACAAGCTCAGAGCACAGCAGCCTACGTGACCCCTGAGACCTTGGAAGGAAGTACGGTGTCTGAAACTGAAACTTCACAGAAATAGATTTGAGTCTCATTCTAGGACAAAAGACCGGAGACCTTACCGAGGACTGATGCGGGAAAattgaaattatgataaaaTAGGCTACCTGAAGCTTTATGGTTTTCTGGAGTAGCTACACAAAGATTTTAttgtttgtgttgttttgtttcttCTGTTTATTACGGACCCTGTTCATGCAAAATTAAAGGTTGTTCACCATTATTTAAAGGTTTCTGCTATTCATattttcaataataaaaatattaaacagtatTAACAGCATTAATATTCATGCTATCCcaattaaatgcaaatgaaTGATTTGATGAACTGTTGATCATAGGCAAATGTTGAATGCCTGTAAACAGCTTTTTCCAAAATGATGTATTTTGAGACAGTTAGGGTAGGCCTACGTCACATTAGCGAAATATTAAATGGGTGAAAATGGTCCCTTTGTCTGTTGTCAATAGTGTAGCGATATATGAAGCATAGGTTACAGAAGTCACTTTTAAACCAGGCAGGATTGTGTTGGTCGTGAAATTCCATATGGCATGGGGTCCTGTTGAAATGACTGGATTTTGCCCCTTGCAAATTGTGAATTGTATGTGAATAGAAGATAAattcact
The window above is part of the Pseudorasbora parva isolate DD20220531a chromosome 23, ASM2467924v1, whole genome shotgun sequence genome. Proteins encoded here:
- the stoml2 gene encoding stomatin-like protein 2, mitochondrial, whose translation is MLRTVVCRAGSGLLKHSRQTVPVLWGTRAQQRWASSLPMNTVVLFVPQQEAWVVERMGRFHRILEPGLNFLIPILDRVKYVQSLKEIVIDVPEQSAVSLDNVTLQIDGVLYLRILDPFKASYGVEDPEYAVTQLAQTTMRSELGKLTLDKVFRERESLNSNIVHSINQASDEWGIRCLRYEIKDIHVPPRVKESMQMQVEAERKKRATVLESEGHREAAINVAEGRKQSQILASEGQKAEQINKAAGEANAVLAKAEAKAKAIRLLSEALTLQNGNAAASLSVAEQYVSAFSNLAKESNTILLPSNTGDISSMVTQAMAIYGNLSKTQAQSTAAYVTPETLEGSTVSETETSQK